The Desmonostoc muscorum LEGE 12446 genome includes a region encoding these proteins:
- a CDS encoding alpha/beta fold hydrolase, whose product MSTNLLSTSAAVGFGGVVQEYFWNWENQQLRVVYETLGKGSPLLLLPAFSSVSTRLEMGEIARLLAPNFQVVALDWPGFGESSRPSLNYRPQIYQQFLEDFVNAIFNTSITVMAAGHAASYVLELARKQPAAFSRIVLLAPTWRGPLPTMGASQQIAGMVRELVRSPILGQALYKLNTTPSFLNFMYRRHVFTDTAKLTPSFIEKKWQTTQQPGARFASAAFVTGNLDAVHQQSDFLKLVQSLTVPLMVVIGESSPTKSREEMNTLAALPGVRSAVIPGSLGLHEEYPADVLTAVQDFLFSP is encoded by the coding sequence ATGTCAACAAATTTATTATCTACCTCTGCTGCTGTCGGATTTGGTGGAGTAGTTCAAGAATATTTCTGGAATTGGGAAAACCAGCAATTGCGCGTTGTTTATGAAACCCTTGGTAAAGGTTCACCGCTATTGCTACTACCGGCTTTTAGCAGTGTTTCGACGCGTTTGGAAATGGGCGAAATTGCTAGATTATTAGCTCCCAATTTTCAAGTTGTAGCCTTAGACTGGCCTGGTTTTGGTGAATCTTCTCGCCCTAGTTTAAATTATCGACCCCAAATATATCAGCAATTTCTGGAAGATTTTGTCAACGCGATTTTTAATACTTCAATTACTGTAATGGCGGCTGGTCATGCGGCTAGTTATGTATTAGAATTAGCTCGGAAACAGCCTGCTGCATTCTCACGAATTGTGTTGTTAGCTCCTACTTGGCGCGGTCCTTTGCCGACAATGGGGGCAAGTCAACAGATAGCTGGTATGGTGAGAGAATTAGTGCGATCGCCTATACTTGGTCAAGCTCTCTACAAACTCAACACTACCCCATCTTTCTTAAATTTTATGTACCGCCGTCATGTCTTTACTGACACGGCTAAACTGACACCCAGTTTCATCGAGAAAAAATGGCAGACAACTCAACAACCAGGAGCGAGATTTGCTTCTGCTGCCTTTGTAACCGGTAATCTCGATGCTGTACACCAGCAATCCGATTTTCTCAAACTTGTACAGTCTTTAACGGTACCATTGATGGTGGTAATTGGGGAATCCAGCCCTACCAAATCACGAGAAGAAATGAACACTTTGGCTGCATTACCAGGAGTAAGAAGCGCCGTCATTCCTGGTTCTTTAGGACTGCATGAAGAATACCCA
- the psaK gene encoding photosystem I reaction center subunit PsaK, with protein MFTSTLLAAATAPLEWSPVVGLTMILANIVAIAFGKSTIKYPSAEPGLPSANFFGGFGLPALLATTAFGHVLGVGTILGLHYLGRI; from the coding sequence GTGTTTACTTCAACCTTACTCGCTGCTGCAACCGCCCCCCTGGAATGGAGTCCTGTAGTTGGGCTGACTATGATTCTCGCAAACATAGTCGCCATTGCCTTTGGCAAATCTACCATCAAGTATCCTAGTGCAGAACCAGGACTACCATCAGCCAATTTCTTCGGTGGTTTTGGTTTACCTGCTTTATTAGCAACTACCGCCTTTGGTCATGTCTTAGGAGTAGGCACTATTTTAGGATTGCATTACTTGGGCAGAATTTAG
- a CDS encoding SufE family protein translates to MSSTLDSLPPALAKIVQRFQRASEPKRRYEQLIWYAQKLNDFPEADKLPDNKVPGCVSQVYITATLNDAKVVFQGDSDSQLTKGLVGLLVEGLNGLTPTEIVQLTPDFIQETGLNVSLTPSRANGFYNIFKTMQKKALECKLDVTN, encoded by the coding sequence ATGTCCTCAACTCTTGATTCTTTGCCACCTGCACTTGCTAAAATTGTCCAGCGCTTTCAACGCGCTTCCGAACCGAAGCGACGCTACGAACAGCTAATCTGGTATGCTCAGAAGCTTAATGACTTCCCAGAAGCTGATAAATTACCTGATAATAAAGTTCCTGGTTGCGTTTCTCAAGTTTATATCACAGCAACCCTGAATGATGCTAAAGTTGTCTTCCAAGGCGATTCTGATTCTCAGTTAACCAAAGGATTAGTAGGGCTTTTGGTTGAAGGATTGAATGGACTAACCCCAACTGAGATTGTGCAACTTACTCCAGATTTTATTCAAGAAACAGGTTTAAATGTTAGCCTTACACCTTCCCGTGCTAATGGATTTTATAACATTTTTAAAACCATGCAAAAAAAAGCCTTGGAATGCAAGTTAGATGTAACTAATTAA